The DNA segment ATCCGATCGATAGCCGGCAATGATACCTAATGCGATTGCCCGTGCTTTTGCCCGTGATATTGCCCCTGCTATTGACCGCTAAAGCGCGGCGGCCGGCGTGCCAGGAATGCCGCCACGCCTTCGGCATGGTCGGCGCTGTCGCCATAGCGGAAATGCGCGTCGAGCTCCGCCGCGGTAAGCGGCGCGGGCACCTGCGCCAGGCGGCGGATGCTCTGCTTGTTGATGCGGGCGGCCAGCGGCGCACCGGCCACGATGCGCTTGACGGCCGCGGCGACTTCCTCGCCGAGTGCCGCTGCCGGCACCACGCGCGTCAACAGCCCTTTCTCGCGCGCCTCGGCGGCGTCGAACACCCTGCCCTCCAGCAGGATCTCCAGCGTCACGGCGCGGCCCGCCAGGGCCAGCAGCCCGGTCAGCTCACCAGGCGCCATGGGAAAGCCGAGGCGGTTGATCGGCACGCCGAAGCGGCTGTCGTCGGCGGCGATGCGCAGGTCGCAATGGCAAGCGATCTCCAGCCCGCCGCCCACGCAAACCCCTTCGATCATGGCAAGCGTGGGATGCAGGCAACCCGCGATGGCGGCCAGCGCAGGCGCAATCACCGCCTCGTGGTAACGGCGCAGCGCGGCGGCGTCACCACGCTCCTCGGGGAACTCGGCAATGTCGGCGCCCGCGGCAAAGTTGCCATCGGCGCCGCGCACCACCACGCAGCGCAGCGAGGGATCGGCGGACAGGTCCGCAAAGCCCTGCGCCAGCGCGCGCCACATCGCCACGGAGATGGCATTGAGCTTGCCAGCGTGGGACAGCGTGACCGTGGCCACGTCGCCCTCACGCGCGAACGCTACCGTGCCGCTCATGCCTGCGCTCCACGCGCACGGGAAACATCGGAAACCATGCGGCTATCCTCCATCAGTCGATCTTGGCGCCGGACTGTTGCACCACTGCAGCCCAGCGCTTGATCTCGGCGCGCTGGAACTGCGCGAACTGCTCTTGCGTAAAGGCGGGCGTATCGGAGCCGTTGGCAAGCCAGATCTGCTTCATCTCGGGTGTGTTCAGTGCCTTCTCCACTTCGGTGTAAAGCCGGTCGACGATGTCCTTGGGCGTGCCCTTGGGCACCCACATCGCGTACCAGGTGGAGACTTCGTAGTTAGGCACCCCGGCCTCGGCGGCGGTGGGCACATTCGGGAACGCGGCCGAGCGCTTGGTCGATGCCACCGCCAGCGCCTTGATGCGCCCCGCGCGGATGTGCTGGGCCGAGGAACCGAGACCGTCGAAATCCATGTCCACCTGGCCCGCGATCAGGTCGGACAGCGCAGGGCCGGCCCCCTTGTAGGGAATATGCGTGATGAAGGTCTTGGTCTGCAGCTTGAACAACTCGCCTGCCAGATGGTGGGACGAGCCGTTGCCTGCAGAGGCGTAGTTCAGCTTGCCGGGGTTACTCTTGGCATAGGCGATCAGCTCGCCCAGCGTGTTGGCGGTGACCTTGGTCGGGTTCACCACGATCACCTGCGGCGGCTGCGCGATCACCGTGATGGGGATGAAATCCTTCTCGATGTCGTAGTCGAGCTTCTTGTAGAACGACGGCGCGATGGCGTGGTGCGCACCGCCGATGAAAACGGTATAGCCGTCCGGCGCGCCCTTGGCCGCGATGCTCGCGCCCACGGTGCCGCCGGCGCCACCGCGGTTATCGATCACGAACTGCTTGCCAAGCTGCTTGGAAAGCTGCGCGGTCAGCGGGCGGGCGAAGGCATCGGTGCCGCCGCCGGCCGGGAACGGCACGATCACGGTGATGGGCTTGGACGGCCAGGTGTCAGCCTGCGCCACGGGCGCTACCGCGCCCAAACCCGCGCCCAGCGCGCAAGCCAGCCCTGCCAGTTGAAACTGACGACGATTCATGACTCTGTCTCCTCTCTCTTCTGCTGTGGAAAGTCAAAACGAAGAACTGCTGGAATGGCCCATGAACGCGGCCCGCGGCCTTATCTGTTACCTGACCAGGGTTACAACAGCTTGCTCACCGCGCGGCTCATGCGCGGGGATCCGTTGCCAAGGCGCACCAGATTGTCATCTAGCGCCTCAGGCACGTAAAGATAATTCACCATCATCCCGCACGACTGCGCGCGGCCCTTGCGCGACAGGTCGGCGGCCCAATTCAGGCGCTCCACGCAGGCGCCATTGCCCAGGTGAAAGCGCGCCACCGGATCGGCTGGCAGCGCCTGCTGGCGCTCGCGCACCAGGTAATGCGCGGCCAGCGCCAGCGCGATGTCGCGCACCATCGCATCCTCGGCATCGGCAGGCAGCGCGGCCAGCCAGCCGGCGCCGTCGTCGGGTGGCGTGCCGTGGCGCTCGCGCCAGCGCGCCAGGCGCTTGTCGCCCAGCACCTTGGCCACCGCTTCGCCATCGCGCTTGCGCAGCCAGTCGGCAAACCCGGGAATGGGCGAGAGCGTGGCGAACTGCTTGAGCTTGGGAAACTCGCGCTGCAATTCCTCGATCACGCGCTTGAGCAGGAAGTTGCCAAAACTCACGCCGCGCAGGCCTGCCTGCGTATTGGAGATGGAATAGAAGATCGCCCACTTCACGCGGCGCAGGTCCTCCAGCGGCGCGGCTTCGTCCAGCAGCGCGTGGACGTTGGCGGCCATCTCGGGCACGAAGGCCACCTCGACAAAGATCAGCGGCTCGCGCGGCATGCGCGGGTGGAAGAACGCATAGCAGCGGCGATCGGAATCGAGCCGGTTGCGCAGGTCCGCCCAGGACGCGATCTCGTGCACCGCCTCGTAGCGGATCAGCTTTTCCAGCAGCGATGCGGGCGAGTCCCACGTGATGGGCTGCAGCTCCAGCAGGCCCACGTCGAACCAGTTGGAGAACAGCGCCTCCAGATCGTCGTCAAGCGGGCGCAGGCCCGGCACGCGCTTGTGCCAGCGCAGCATGTCGGCGCGCAGGCCGATCAGGAAATGCAGGCCGCAGACGCTTGCACCCTCCTGCCCGTGCAAGGCCGCCAGCCGCTTGAAGAAACGGATGCGCGCGTTGGATGTCGCCTGCGGCGGGCCGGACGCGGATTTGTCCGCATTGCCGTCCTTGGCCTCATCATCCACTTGCGCGCTGCCGCTGGCGGCGACTTCGGCCAGCACGCCGAGCATGGCCTGGCGTGCGTCATCGCCCGCGGCTTCGTACTCGGCCCGCCAGGTTTGCGCGGCGGCATTGGCCGCGCTGTCGGTCAGGCGCGCATCGAAGCACTGGCGCAGTTGCTCGCGCTGCCGGCGCAGCACGCGCGCCGGCAGCGCCACGGCCTTGGCTTGTGCCTTGGCATCAGCCACCGCGTCCGGCTTGGCGTTGCCCTCGCCCTTGCGGCCCCACCACCGGCCAAAGCGGGACAACAGGGTTGGCGCCGACGGCTCAAAGCCGCTCAGGGGCGCGCTGACTTTCTGGTCGCTATTGCTGAGGGAATCCATGGGCGTACCTGCTATTGGCTGTCGGTAAGGGCTGTCTGCAAGCTGCTATCGATCAACGGATGATTTGCCGGCCAGGTGCAGGCGGCCGGGCTGCGCTTCGGGCACGGGATCGCCACCGCGATCGTCAACCACGTCAACCTCGGCGGCGTCCAATGCCCGGAGCGCGCCGCGCTGGCGCAGCAAGTGCGTCTTCATCAGGGTTTCGGCGCCCTCCGGGTCATGGGCCTTGAGCGCGGAGAACACCGACAGATGCTCGGCACAGGATTCGCGGATGCGGCCCGGCAGCTTCAGGCTCTTGTGGCGCGACAGCCGCAGCACCTTGCGCAGGTCGCTGATCAGGCCGGACAGCCAGCGGTTGCCGGCGAGCCGCTGGATGGCTTCGTGGATCTGGTAGTTGGTTTCGTAGTAGGCGTCGATATTGCCGGCCTGCGCATACTGGGTCAGGTCGGCATGCAGGCTTTCGAGCGCGTCGAGGTCCTCGGCGGTGGCGTTGCGTGCCGCCTCATAGGCGCAGCGGCCTTCCAGCAGCGCCATCAGCGGGAAGATCTCGTCGAGGTCCTGCTCGGACAAGGCGTTGACGAAGCAGCCGCGGCGCGGCTCCAGCCGCACCAGGCCTTCGGCGGCCAGCACCTTGAGCGCCTCGCGCATCGGCGTGCGCGAAATCCCCATCGACTCGGCCACCGCGGCCTCGTCGATCCAGGCGCCGGGCATCAGCGCGTGCTCGTCGATCATGGCGCGCAGGCGCTCCGCGACTTCGAGGTACAGGGCCTGCTGGATGATGCGCATGGTGCCTCCGGACGGAAGAATGCAATGGCATCGGGGTGGCTTGCGGCACGGTGGAATGTGTCTTGCCAGGCCCAATAATTCATAATTATGAATAACGGCGCCCAGATGACAAGACAAATCGATGTTGCGCAGCCGCATGCGCGGCACCTTCCAGCGCGCGCGCAACGCTTGCGCGCCGATCAACAGGAGGGTCAGTCTCACCAGGGTCGCCAGCGCCACGGGGGCGCCGCGTGCGGACTAGCCCGCCAAACCCCTTGCCGCGTGGACGCCGAACCAATGCGGCACGTGCGCAATGGCCTCATGCAGCGTGCCCAGTACCCGGAAACTGAATCCGGTCACGACCGGCGAAGGCGGCTT comes from the Cupriavidus basilensis genome and includes:
- a CDS encoding enoyl-CoA hydratase/isomerase family protein; the encoded protein is MSGTVAFAREGDVATVTLSHAGKLNAISVAMWRALAQGFADLSADPSLRCVVVRGADGNFAAGADIAEFPEERGDAAALRRYHEAVIAPALAAIAGCLHPTLAMIEGVCVGGGLEIACHCDLRIAADDSRFGVPINRLGFPMAPGELTGLLALAGRAVTLEILLEGRVFDAAEAREKGLLTRVVPAAALGEEVAAAVKRIVAGAPLAARINKQSIRRLAQVPAPLTAAELDAHFRYGDSADHAEGVAAFLARRPPRFSGQ
- a CDS encoding Bug family tripartite tricarboxylate transporter substrate binding protein; translation: MNRRQFQLAGLACALGAGLGAVAPVAQADTWPSKPITVIVPFPAGGGTDAFARPLTAQLSKQLGKQFVIDNRGGAGGTVGASIAAKGAPDGYTVFIGGAHHAIAPSFYKKLDYDIEKDFIPITVIAQPPQVIVVNPTKVTANTLGELIAYAKSNPGKLNYASAGNGSSHHLAGELFKLQTKTFITHIPYKGAGPALSDLIAGQVDMDFDGLGSSAQHIRAGRIKALAVASTKRSAAFPNVPTAAEAGVPNYEVSTWYAMWVPKGTPKDIVDRLYTEVEKALNTPEMKQIWLANGSDTPAFTQEQFAQFQRAEIKRWAAVVQQSGAKID
- a CDS encoding malonyl-CoA decarboxylase domain-containing protein translates to MDSLSNSDQKVSAPLSGFEPSAPTLLSRFGRWWGRKGEGNAKPDAVADAKAQAKAVALPARVLRRQREQLRQCFDARLTDSAANAAAQTWRAEYEAAGDDARQAMLGVLAEVAASGSAQVDDEAKDGNADKSASGPPQATSNARIRFFKRLAALHGQEGASVCGLHFLIGLRADMLRWHKRVPGLRPLDDDLEALFSNWFDVGLLELQPITWDSPASLLEKLIRYEAVHEIASWADLRNRLDSDRRCYAFFHPRMPREPLIFVEVAFVPEMAANVHALLDEAAPLEDLRRVKWAIFYSISNTQAGLRGVSFGNFLLKRVIEELQREFPKLKQFATLSPIPGFADWLRKRDGEAVAKVLGDKRLARWRERHGTPPDDGAGWLAALPADAEDAMVRDIALALAAHYLVRERQQALPADPVARFHLGNGACVERLNWAADLSRKGRAQSCGMMVNYLYVPEALDDNLVRLGNGSPRMSRAVSKLL
- a CDS encoding GntR family transcriptional regulator, giving the protein MRIIQQALYLEVAERLRAMIDEHALMPGAWIDEAAVAESMGISRTPMREALKVLAAEGLVRLEPRRGCFVNALSEQDLDEIFPLMALLEGRCAYEAARNATAEDLDALESLHADLTQYAQAGNIDAYYETNYQIHEAIQRLAGNRWLSGLISDLRKVLRLSRHKSLKLPGRIRESCAEHLSVFSALKAHDPEGAETLMKTHLLRQRGALRALDAAEVDVVDDRGGDPVPEAQPGRLHLAGKSSVDR